A single window of Phaenicophaeus curvirostris isolate KB17595 chromosome 7, BPBGC_Pcur_1.0, whole genome shotgun sequence DNA harbors:
- the GORASP2 gene encoding Golgi reassembly-stacking protein 2, with translation MGGSQSVEIPGGGTEGYHVLRVQKNSPGHRAGLEPFFDFIVSINGSRLNKDNDTLKDLLKANVEKPVKMLVYSSKTLELRETSVTPSNMWGGQGLLGVSIRFCSFDGANENVWHVLEVEPNSPAALAGLRPHSDYIIGADTVMNESEDLFSLIETHEAKPLKLYVYNTDTDNCREVVITPNSAWGGEGSLGCGIGYGYLHRIPTRPFEEGKKISLPVQLPSASLSPLKDGFTEVQLSSVNPSATLPPGSAGLEQSLSGLSISSPATTVSNVLSTGVPTVPLLPPQVSQSLTSVPPVNPATTLPGLMPLPAGLPNLTDLSKLNLPAPHVVPEIIQPGLSPLPSLPPLNLMGVPPLSMPPKCVPLLPLVTEASTAPTDLLPSITQAGSFPINAGATVNVEQTSALTLDSTTPTSKAAVVDGSSESSTVNEKTSGVTDTQASET, from the exons ATGGGCGGCTCGCAGAGCGTCGAGATCCCCGGTGGGGGTACCGAGGGATACCACGTCCTAAGG GTACAAAAAAACTCTCCGGGACATAGAGCTGGATTGGAGCCGTTCTTTGATTTTATCGTGTCCATTAATGGTTCAAGATTG AATAAAGACAACGACACTCTCAAAGACCTGTTGAAAGCAAATGTTGAAAAACCTGTAAAAATGCTCGTGTACAGCAGCAAAACACTGGAACTGAGAGAAACGTCAGTGACCCCCAGCAACATGTGGGGTGGCCAAGGCCTACTGGGCGTGAGCATTCGCTTCTGCAGCTTTGATGGGGCCAATGAAAACGTATGGCATGTTTTG GAAGTGGAACCAAATTCTCCTGCTGCATTAGCTGGACTTAGACCTCATAGTGACTACATCATTGGAGCAGATACAGTCATGAATGAG tCTGAAGATCTCTTTTCTCTTATTGAAACACACGAAGCAAAGCCATTAAAACTTTATGTGTACAACACAGACACAGATAATTGTCGGGAAGTGGTGATTACTCCAAATTCTGCCTGGGGTGGAGAAGGCAG CCTAGGATGTGGCATTGGTTATGGATATTTGCACAGGATACCTACACGCCCatttgaagaaggaaagaaaatttctctCCCCGTACAGTTGCCTAGCGCATCTCTCAGTCCCCTCAAAGATGGCTTCACAGAG GTTCAGCTGTCCTCAGTTAATCCCTCAGCCACGTTACCCCCTGGATCAGCAGGCCTTGAACAGAGTCTTTCAGGACTTTCAATTAGTTCACCTGCAACTACTGTCAGTAATGTTCTCAGTACAG GTGTTCCAACGGTTCCATTATTACCACCACAAGTTAGTCAGTCCCTTACCTCTGTGCCACCCGTCAACCCAGCAACTACCTTACCAG GACTGATGCCATTACCAGCAGGGCTTCCCAACCTGACTGATCTGTCCAAACTTAATTTACCTGCACCACATGTTGTTCCAGAAATCATACAGCCTG gtTTGTCACCCCTTCCCTCCTTGCCACCTCTGAACCTAATGGGAGTACCGCCTCTATCAATGCCACCCAAATGTGTTCCTCTGCTTCCTTTGGTCACAGAGGCATCTACAGCGCCTACAGATTTGCTTCCCTCCATTACTCAAGCTGGAAGCTTTCCCATCAATGCTGGCGCTACTGTAAATGTAGAACAGACCTCTGCGCTCACCTTGGATAGCACTACCCCAACTTCTAAGGCAGCTGTTGTTGATGGATCAAGTGAATCCTCTACAGTTAATGAGAAAACATCTGGAGTCACAGATACACAGGCTTCTGAAACATAA